The sequence GCAGTATGGCGGTCACCACCGGCATCTTAAGAATCTGTTCGCCACGGGGAAACCTGGTGTTGTTTTGCACACATATCTTGCTACTTTCTGTTAGGGACACAACAGTTTTCCTTACGAAGTGGATCATCAAACCTCGAGCGAAGCCAGTTTTGACAACGGCTCTTGGTTTGCTTACATGTGGACATTCTCCTCTGTCATTTTCCCAAACCACCACGCAGACAGAAACCAAACGTTCAAAGGAAATGCTTTATTTGAACGCTGCTTGACCTATCTAGACCACCAACAGTCACACGCTGTTGcgctctgtcagtgtgtcaaCTCATTCAAAAACTCTCAATGCCGTGAGCTCTTTTTTatataaacatttacattttacaaacatGTAGCACCAGGAAGCATACCGTAGCATGGGAGATAGCACCACGACACTGATAATTTCcgttctctgtttttctctgtctttctctctttgtctttctctctttctgtctcttcgTCTCCTTCAATTTACACAACGCAATTTTGATAAGCAGTTGAAAGCATCTCAGTGGTTAGGTGACCATTATAGTTATCAATGTTGCAAAGGCAACTGAGAATGGAGCATATCCTTTGGTTTGGTCATGTGATATCACTGAGAGATTTCAGCTGGTGGTGTTTGAACTGTAGGCATGCTTATTCAGAGTTTCCATTTGCTTCCTATCCACTTTCCTTCCTCCCATTAGCACTACTTAGTTCGCTTTAGCTGGCTCAAAGCCAAATAATATTTTCCAAGTCTTCCTAGTCTCCCATAGTCTGTAATCCTCACCGACTGATATACAGGTAGTGAGAGCGGCATGCCTGCATGTCTTTGTTATTTTGGATTCTAGGAGAGGCTGGTTCAGATGATGCCGGGGGTTTGTTGTAAGATGAGAAATGACACATACAGTAGAAGTAGCTCTCATACTTTACGCCTTCAAGGCAGGCAAGCTATTAAAGCACTCCAGCAGACTAAATCTAAACAAGTGGGAAGCATGTTAACATTTGAAGCTGATGACTGTTCTGTTTTCTAGCTGGAAATTTGCAGATTATGCAGGGCCGTGTGTAACATTGAGCATGGCGCGtctatatgaaaaaaaaaaaaaaaaagagtgggaTGAAAactattgtgttttattttacagagtCTATATCAATGAATAATAGATAAATGGAAATCTATATAATGAAGATgatgttgtatatttttttatatatagcaCCTGAAGATATTTTGTTGTAGTACTGGTATCAGTGTGGGTTTAATATACAAAGTATAAAGACTTATATATAGCTATCACATGCAAATGTTTCAAATGACTGACAATTTTAAATGGAGGGGGACAGCGTAGAAAAAGCTCACCTAATACTGTAATGCATGAACATTTGTTTACATTATATAGTCTGTGTGACACAAAAGTACACTCTCTGATGACCAACCTTGTGTGGCTGATAAAACTGTTGGGAGCTCTTATTTTTGAGCTGTTTCGAAGTAATCTGTTGTCTCTCCATTTTGAATGATCTCTCATTTGACTGTCAATAATATCACATCACCCCATACTGTCATCACTGGGTTGCATATCGTCAGTTTATCATTGCATGAAACGTTTTGAAGGGCAAGTGTAGGCCAGAGCCGATCCAAATAAAGGCATTGTTTACTTGGAAATTCAGCTGAATAATGTCAAAAGTAATTCATCAAACCTCTTTTtgccaaaacacaaaattgtTTCCCAAACTGATGTTAAACTTTTAAGTATTAGACTTGTATTTTATATGGCATGACTGCATTCACTGTGGTTTCAGAGACTTAGCAGATGACTTGAATTCTGCACTGTGCATATTTGTTAAAATTTGTTATAAACCTGATGAAGATGTTTTTGAACGGAACAAGTTGGCCAGTCACGTTCACTTGCGGGAAATATTAACCAACCCCAGACTGTTATTTAATCACCACCGATACAGCACAGGTACAGATTACCAACAAGCACAGATGTTACAAACCAAACTGACCCGCCCTCACAAAATATCTCACTGCTCTTCATCATCACATAACCGTGTCGTGTAAATATCTAAAACACTAAATGGTATAACAGAGTGACATTGTCTTTTATTCAGACAAAATATCTATTTCAGATGTAGCCACTGTGACTAGACCAAAGCGACgtaacacgtttttttttttttttgtgatgttttttttctctcttccttttttgtgtgcatatttttaTGTTCCCTTCTGTTGTGTCCTCATTAATTCATAGAGTATGTAGTtgttcatgtatatttttatgtgtaaattTCTTGTACAAATGACTGtggtttttaattaaaagaacAAATTGTCACATCTTAAAGAGATTATTGATTTTCTGCACAAAACCAACCAGGAACACAAGAAAGGTGAGGAAAAGTAGACGGGGTGAGCATTTATTGTGATCAGTTCAAACATCTAGAGTGCATTTGAGTTGTGATAGGCATGAGGGCATGGATCCACTTTACTTCATCAGTATTAGACATGATTACATGAAATTACAGTGGGAAGTGAAACATATTCCTTTGACCTTTTACATGCGTTTGTTGAAGCCAATCTGGAGCAACATCTTTTTCAACGTTCACCCTTTTGAGAATGTAAGGCACGATATTCCAGTCACCTCGATGTCTGTATCTCCTCTGCCCTACTCTGGTTTAAACTGTGCCACTGGCCTCCATGTCCTGCATTTCTCATTGACATGTTTTTCCAGCTCCTCCACATGTCTGCATAAGCTCAGTCCACAGCATGGTGTAATTAAGCCTCTAAAGTGGCGGATTGCTCCAGAGCACAAGCACTTCTGCcagaaaaatacagcacaaaaataCTGAGCAGCAATTTGTAATAATCCCCCCAGACATCCACTAAACCCAAACTATCAGTTTTGACATAATACAGGGGTTTAATCTGGGTATAAATCTATAAATCTCATAACGCAGGCTGGAGTAATCCCCCTCTGGCAGCCCTGCAGAGCTGGTGGACTGAGATGCTCCAGCTAAGAAGTGCAGACCACTGGCTCCATGATTCTCGACAGTGCTCAGGGGTTACTGAGAGGTTGCCACGTGTCAAACTGTGGCACAATAAAATCCAGACAAGGGGACTCACATCATTGCTTTCATGAGCGGTTCTTTAGAAAATAACATACGCTTTGTCCGCTTAATTTACTACGTATGCCTTTGGTCTTTgttctttctgtcattttaaaaGCTTTGCTAAAAACGAATATTACAAAAGTTACACAATATCGATATCGATACCTCAACAACACTGTGTCTCATTTCATCGTAGCAAAAGTAATTTATAACAATTTTTGATCAACTTGCACAACTGCACCGTCATTGTTTACCTTTCTTTTTGACATATTTCCTGGCACTTCCCGTTGCAACCTCTATCATTTATAGAACTGATCCCGCTGCGCATTAAGGAGAGAGCGTCCATTCCTCTCCACTATCACTGGAGCACGGCCTTCCAGCACCTCCTGTTTGCAATGCCCATGCTCTCCCAGGAATAAAAGGTTTTAGGGAGACAGTGATCAGTCTTGTTCCCAGCTGTCCTTCACGCCCGGGCGCGGCGTGGGTGTGAGGCGGGCAGGGGAGGTTAGTCAGCGGGCTCCCCTGGGGCTTGTGGGGGCAGTTGGGACCTTGGGGACCTTGACCACGAACACCATCGGGTCTTTGGCCTTGTTGCTGAACGACCGGCGAATTACGTCCACCGCATGCTGATGAGTCACTCCCTGCAGAGACTCGCCGTCCACGGACAACAGCTCATACCCTGCCTGCACgggcacgaacacacacacaaacaggtaaAACAGCGAAATCAGCAGACAGCACCTAATAATATGCAAgcaattttttattatttagtccGCTCAAAAATAAGCGttcttcatttttcatcattccTTGTATCTCCATTCACCTATTTCCCcctgctctccttctccttttcttccagtcatccatctctctccagaacaacagaacagacagttTCCATAAATCTGCACTGACTCTCTCCCTTAGTGAGAACCTGATTTATGCCAGAGAGAATTGGGGCTCTCCCATTACTTTAATGTATTCACACTGAAGGCCGTCACTAGTGTACATATAAAGTTTCCCCTTCAGCACAAGGTTGTTGAAAAAAAGTACATgtacaaaaagacacacacacacacaaacacatgcacgcagttGGGACCTCTCACTGATTGTTTCCTGCAGGATGAGAGCAGATTGTGGCAAATCTTTGTAACCCTGAAGAGAGGAACTTCCTCTGATGTCATCCGCGCTGGCCGAGGATGCACCTGCCTAACACGCTCAACCTCAGCAAAGGTTTGCGACACACGGCccagacagaaaaaacacaaggccAATGGGCATTGTTGTgcctctttccctttcccttgCCATTCATTAGATATGAATAgatattttccctttttccattCTATCTATTATGTCGAGGTACAAGCAAGCAGGGGCAGAGGGATCTAGGTATATGGGAAGTGCTTTCAACTTTGTAGTCTGGATTTTGCTCTGACAGGTTTTGTTGCAGCTCATCACACCAGCGGTGTTGACCAACAACGCTGTATCTTTCCATGAGAACAGTATCAAAAGATTTAGATCCATTTAAGCAAAGTGGAGATTTAGAAagtgctttttcatttttgaaaagtaaTTTATTTGAATTAAATAGATCAGAACCTAATCTGCCCCATCCTCTCCATTTATGGAGTGTATTTAGGAGGCTTCCTCTTTCTAGCCAATAGACATCATTGTCTAAAAATAGCATGcgtcataaaaaagaaaaaaaaaaaaaaaaactcctgccTGCATGCAAGGATCTGAAGATCTTTTGTACTGAGGTTTACGAGCTATTACAAATACTAACAGCTGGATTATTTAGATGAGGCAAGGAGAAGTTTTTGTCTGTGGATCACTTTGCAGTTTAACCTGTGACTGACGAGTCCAGGGCTCTCAGTTCGTGAACATGCACCAcacccagacagacacacaaagaaaactcATGCATCTCATCATAAATGTCAAAACTGTTGAACTTAATTCCcatgttttcttgtttaatAACAGACAAGCACAGAAAATGAAGATACCAGTCTAAATGAAGCAAATGGGTTTGAGTGGCCCTAAATACAGTCTGTATATATACGCCCAGCCGGTCATCACATACCAAAGCACTCACTTTGCACGTTTATCCTGTgagttaaagggacagttcacccaaaatacaaaaaagattttttttttcttaccactCGTGCAACATTATCATCCAAATAGTTTCAGTGGGACTTGGTGAGGCTGACAGTCTGCCATGATATCCCCTGTCGCCTGGCACACCAGTACAATGGGGTTGAATGGGTATTCATAAATGGAGCCCAAACAGTCAAAAAGTGACGTGACAAAATGAagagcaacagctctttccaaaaacaatgacacggaTACCCGGCATAATTCCTAGAAGCTGAAGTGAAGAGTTGTGTTGGGAGCTGTTTCCTGCTGAAGGACACCAGCTAACTTTATTTATCTACCTAATGAGTACAAATCCGGTGTTTTTTCAGCAGGAAACCTCGccactgaaatgtatttatctACCTAATGAGTacaaatgcagtgtttttctgGAATGATTGCACTTGGGCTAAGTTGGATAAAATTTGCttagttttgttgtgtgtttgtatttttggtgaTCTGTTCCTTTAAACACAAGcacatgacacaaaaaaacatgcaactcTTGTCTACATTTCCGCTGATAGAGGGAGAAGGTGGCAAGgggagtaacacacacacacacacacacacacacacacacacacacacatgcacacaaaagacACATTCTCCACTGATAGCGTGTTATCATCTGGGTCTGAGGAGACAGGAAGCATGTTAACAGTGGGCTGCAGTGGTCTCACTTCCCTCTGCACTCACAGTGTGGGAGATAGCACAGAGCCGGGCAGCTGATACGGCCTGGCTAACACGCAGCGTCTGCAAGGTGTGAGGCCGAGACAACAGACAGCAGTCAGCTACAAGCAGAAGCAGCTACGAGTCAGTGTCTGAGGCTGACCGACCTTTCTTCTCATCTTAACGGCCTCAATCTGTTTTTCCAGTCCTCCTCTATTTGCCAGTTTATGCTTTTTGCACAAACCAATATCCTTCTCATTTTCCGTCTTTGCCTTTCCTCCACTACTCCAGCTGTGTTCATCTTTTGCTatccctccctgtctctttgCATGTCTTttcttgtcctgtgtgtgtgtgtgtgtgtgtgtgtgtgtgtgtgtgtgtgtgtgtgcatgcgcatgtgtgATTGAATGTAACCACAGACAAGTTTTCGTCTATAGGGGTTTGGGGGCAAAGTTCTTGGAAGTTGAAAGGCTTAGCCGATACTCGATCCCCAGAACGTTTGATACTGTAATCCTGCATGCTCTTGGACCTGGGAAAGGTTGTCACTTGATAGCAAACTgttaggaaacacacacacacacacacacacgcacacacacacatacacaaacatacactgcATACACCagtgcagctacacacacagacctatCTTTGCACGTTGAGTAATGCTTCAGACATCACCCGCTCACTAGGCAACATTTCCTCACCCACACAGACtcgccaccacacacacacacacacacacacacatctcttttCAGGTATTTTCATATGATTGTTTCTTGACCGCTCGAGAACACCTCAAGAGTTTGAAAAATTAGCCTCTGGTGTGTGTTTAACTGTGGCGAACAGGGTTGACTGTTAAGTTACTGTGCAGGCAATATATTACCAATACATTAGCAGACCAGCATCCGTGTACCTCATCAATAATGAAGGGGACGGGCCACTTGAGACAGCCCTGCACTcatctcctctccactcctcatTGCACACCTACAGCACAGCGCGTCCCTCACACACAGCCACTTATTATAACGACTCataaacacagcacagaggacagacaggcgGTCACGACACTCTCCAGCCAGGATGGGTGGCTGCTGTGCCTTTAATTCACCGTGATTTCAAGGAACAAACGTGGATTCTTGACATGTCTAGGGGGAAATCAGGCAtctttgctttctctttctacGACCCTTTCACTCCTTGTACTTCTTTCTCCCTGTCAGCTGCCATCACCACTTACCTGTAGAACCTCATTTGTCGAGGCGGCTCCTCCAGGGAAGATCTTTTCAATCTTCACCATGGGCTGAACCTTAGACTCCATACCTCCAGAGATACTAATACCTGTGaacacacagggaaacaaaataaactgagGATCAGGCTGGCACATCAGATTCCTGTCTTCTACACAGCACTTTAAAAggatagttgttttttttttgacataaggTAATATGAGGTACTGGTCACCTACAGGCTCCTGTGCAGACAAAgctggtgttttcttttgtagATACAGACTTTTTAGCTTGTTTGTTGTggattaaaatgtgtttttttgttagctgaagctgtttgttgctgttgttgtcctCCTAAGCTGAGACCGCCTGGGAGATCTACGTGCAGAGGACTCAATGCCTGAGGTTATGTCCATGCAATGACGTTGGTCCATAATTTCTACATACACTTATACTTAACTATACCGGACATATATTGCAAGGTAAGGGATATATTTTGGTAATTTGACATTATAAATGCTTTTAAATCTTCCAAACTCCTTTTAGTTCATCAGTAAGTGATGCCCTGACCTCTACTGGTGATGTAATGAACACAGGAATGAACACATGTACAGCTTCACCCAGGGCACCCAGGAGTGCATccaatttcaaaatgtcaatGCATGCAGATTAAATTTGAATCAAAGTGTAAACTGTGTGCAGCCCTCTGCTCTACTCACCTAGGGACTGCTTGGCCTTGGAAATGGTCACAGTGGTGATTTCATATTCCTCAGGTGGAAgggtttttcttgtttttgcacagtgaccgttatgtgtgtgtccattcaaCAGTGGGCTGCTCCGTCTGCCCGCAGAGGGGCTCCTCTCTTGCTGGGGCTCGAATACATCAGCCAGAGGCGTCCTCCCCCGCCGCTGTGAAGGGACATGCACACTCACCTCCGTGtagccctcctccctcctccttctgccATCTATGCTGTCGGGACTCGCCTCCCTCCTCGCTCTGCCGTGTCCGTTTCTCACAGGCGACCTGCCCCGCTCGGGGGTGGGATCTCCTCGGTCCGACACAGACAACAAGGAGGCCTCATCATACCGTGGCGCCAAATTCTCTCTTCTGTGTGGGGAGTGTTGGGGTTGGCAAGCACGCTGGGTGCCGTGTGGGGATTCTGCGAGGTAAAAGCTGCAGGAAGGCGTGGGGCTTGGGGTACGGGAGCGCAGGGCAGAAGGGGTGTAACTGTCTATGGGCACGTCCAAGAGAGGGGTGAAGGCACGGGAGGGTGGGACGAGGCCTGTCTGGTGGCGAGACACACGCAGTCGCTCCAGTCGCTCCTCAGTCAGCTGACGCTCCCTCGCTGCATCCTGGCTGCGTACTGGCTGGAGGTGGAATCCACCTCTGTAGTCTGGatagtcatacacacacacacacacacacacagttgtgtttccatcacttcagaggacattacattgacttacattcatttcctggagctttatcctaaccttaaccctaaccactacctgcctaaccctaatcctaaccctaaccttaaccttaccctaaagttatcttacctttaaatcaagtcttcaccctaaaattaatgattttcactaaggggatttgctttttgtccccataagggaggcgagtccccacaacatgactgtgtaaacagatttatgtccccacaacattagcaatacctagacacacacacacacacacacacacacacacacaaattaagaCCAACTTTAACCCTGCAGTTCCACTATATAATACAGTAAGGTACATTCTcacaaagccagaaaaaaaaccaCTTCTAAATCTGGAGCTCCACAGCACTGTATCCATCTGGTCCCATTGTATTGTGGGGCTAGAAAACTGTGGCACATTGGAAACCCGACCAAATCCAAAAAGAAACGATAGAGAtttgtgggaaaatatcttAACATTAAGAGAAGAGCACATATAATGAGCGGAAGCAATTCCCAAGACTCAACTGTGACAGTTTCTTCAACTTGTGGATGCTTGTCTGCATTGATTAAAAGACAAGGATTAAAACCAGAATATAGGCTGGATGTGTTTCAGTATTTTGTAAAAAGTCTATATATCTCTGGGAGTGAGTTGTGTCACTCCTCAATGGGataagaaagaagaagaagaagatagaAGGAACATCTGCCATTCACAGCATGCCCGAATCTGCATCTCAGTCTCTTGCTATGCGAGGTCTGCCACCTCAGACTGAAAACACCAACCAGCTCAGTCACCTCTGCACTGTAGGCTTCTTCCTGTCAACCCACTGACCCAAACCTGTGACCGCAGAAAGCGAGACGGCTGTGGTCACTCAGAAATGGAGGTAATGATTTTGTCCAGCGGCTCTGTGACTCTTGAATGGGGCCACTGACTGACAAGCCCTCAAGCAGCATCCCTGTATTGTTGAAGTACCACACTGACAGACCAGGCATGTCTAAGACTCGGAGTCAGCTCTGTCCTTTCTGCAGCCCACAGAGGTGTAATACAAGCCTCAGCTACAGTACAGGCACAGGAAACCTgagctacagtgtgtgtgagcgcgcgcacgtgtgtgtgttataagGACAGTTGAGTGGTTATGTGTGTACGGCATGCCAGGGACAGGATATGGTGTGCATATGCAGGTGTTTCACTTTTACACTCCGGATATGAGACAGGGCAGGAAAGGAGTGAGGGAAGGAAAATAagagtgagaaggagaggacacaaaaggagagagggatcaGCCCCTCATGTATCTAATATCCCTCTGGGATCAGGGAAAGGACATCGGCCAGAGGAGAgaatctgacagagagagagtgaacggATGAAATACAGAATATAGAGGATTCATTGGAGCTGATTTATCTCTACACATacagcatgcatgcatacactcacGAGTGTGAACCTACCTGGGACAGGGGTGATGAGGTGGCGTCGGGGGGTTCCACCGCGAGGAGAGCGTAGAGCTGGAGAGCGCACTGACAAGAAACATGCcaaatattttaacaaaacatcaataaatctcCATACATTCCtttgcacatgcacaatttAATGTGCTTTTTCTCATTCCTGCAGCTCttattcttttcattctttcatcccaacagaaaattgttttttgaAGTCTCCTTTTATGCAAAACAGAGTAAAACTAAATGCATAATGTTGTGTAAATGTACTTGCTCACCAGAACGACTCTTGAGAAAATCATAGGCCTCCAGTTCAAAGGGCATGACCATGCTGTCAAACCGATCCAGCTCAGATATAGGGATCAGCATTCTGCAGGGGACGTGAGCGGACTCAGTCAGGTCTGCTTACTCACAGataaactcatacacacacacacatatacacacactacatcTCACCTTATTTctctgaacagcagcagcttctctgGCCTGTCTAAGATTGCCAGAAGGGGGCGCACAAGGTCCTCAACCACATTGTCTAACAAAAACTGATACAGATTataagatgaagaagaagaaaagaaaaagaagagggagaacCAACTTGTTAGATATTTCCAACATCAATTGTTAAATGGATTTTctaggaataaaataaaaatgtttaaaagtcaCAGTCGTGTTTCCTCAAAAGGCTTATGATGTGTTGTGAAAAATATATTGATGTGTGGTTAAGTATTGGACATTGTATTAGTTGCCAAGGGGCGacaagatttttcaaaatagagCATTGGGTTGAAAATGATCCGATACGTACTGTTATGTGTGTACTGAATGGAGTCATGTTAATGGAGAAAGGACGACACCTTCCTGCCTAGACAACTCCTCCAATCAATTACATCCTGAGGTCTTTTATATACCACTAGAATCAGCCTCCACTTGTAATACATTTCTCATATCCCTCCATCACCCCATCTCGATCTTTAGTGCTTGATAAGAGGCTTACAAGGAGAGTCACATTGTGTTCTAAGTAGGGTCCGCTATCTTATGCAGAGTGGTGCCAAAGGACGGGCAGAGTAGAGTACAGAGAGTAGCTGATGAGTGTGAAttagggaaagagagacagggggatCAGATGATCACTGATATTTGATCCTAATCATAAATGACAGGCCAAATCCGTCTTTTGTCACAGCCGCTGCGAGACACATCTATCACCTTGACACAATGCTGCACAAAATCCCCTAAAGCCTTTAAATGGACTGGCTAATTTACAGACACCTGGGGCAGGAAcaccaatgtaaaaaaaaaaaaaaaaaaaaaaaacaggacaccACCACTCTGGTGTCTGACGAGGTCATTTTCAGATCAAGAACGTACCCGCTGACAGTGTCTCATCACGGCGGCCACCTCATCCTGGCTGAGCAGCTTCCGGGCCATGTCCTCCACCTGCTGCAGGACCTCGGGCCGGGCCGGCAGGCTGCTGTCCCTCATCCCAGCACGGGTTTCCCTCGGGGAGCTCAAG is a genomic window of Myripristis murdjan chromosome 15, fMyrMur1.1, whole genome shotgun sequence containing:
- the pdzd7a gene encoding PDZ domain-containing protein 7a isoform X3, with amino-acid sequence MKCVVDLIHRRMVVEESGRTPSEASSDSALRRIVHLYTTSDDFCLGFNIRGGKEFGLGIYVSKLDPDGLAEQHGIKMGDQILAANGVSFDDITHSNAVEVLKSHTHVMLTIKEAGRYPAYKEMVAEYSWLDTSVANGGPAPSSQGSDSYSSASSLSSSTPLSSVSGLSQVLFPPVFGSEMVDVAISTEDSSRRPSTIERTTDTAIQTDPHPPNYLEPPSPQASQQPGRPVSTETSWNVGARLLLKDTVIRGKGEGPREMGGAGEGGRGRTRSRTLSSGEQDVAKDSPKTQVLMALSKPRKPIRRSQSHTIVTEDKQKKKKQQKERSAAEGKTTLRRSKTFVNLLFKRDRKDKSRTKSPSHHVDREKERSRPFQLLSSPRETRAGMRDSSLPARPEVLQQVEDMARKLLSQDEVAAVMRHCQRFLLDNVVEDLVRPLLAILDRPEKLLLFREIRMLIPISELDRFDSMVMPFELEAYDFLKSRSVRSPALRSPRGGTPRRHLITPVPDYRGGFHLQPVRSQDAARERQLTEERLERLRVSRHQTGLVPPSRAFTPLLDVPIDSYTPSALRSRTPSPTPSCSFYLAESPHGTQRACQPQHSPHRRENLAPRYDEASLLSVSDRGDPTPERGRSPVRNGHGRARREASPDSIDGRRRREEGYTEVSVHVPSQRRGRTPLADVFEPQQERSPSAGRRSSPLLNGHTHNGHCAKTRKTLPPEEYEITTVTISKAKQSLGISISGGMESKVQPMVKIEKIFPGGAASTNEVLQAGYELLSVDGESLQGVTHQHAVDVIRRSFSNKAKDPMVFVVKVPKVPTAPTSPRGAR
- the pdzd7a gene encoding PDZ domain-containing protein 7a isoform X4; the encoded protein is MVVEESGRTPSEASSDSALRRIVHLYTTSDDFCLGFNIRGGKEFGLGIYVSKLDPDGLAEQHGIKMGDQILAANGVSFDDITHSNAVEVLKSHTHVMLTIKEAGRYPAYKEMVAEYSWLDTSVANGGPAPSSQGSDSYSSASSLSSSTPLSSVSGLSQVLFPPVFGSEMVDVAISTEDSSRRPSTIERTTDTAIQTDPHPPNYLEPPSPQASQQPGRPVSTETSWNVGARLLLKDTVIRGKGEGPREMGGAGEGGRGRTRSRTLSSGEQDVAKDSPKTQVLMALSKPRKPIRRSQSHTIVTEDKQKKKKQQKERSAAEGKTTLRRSKTFVNLLFKRDRKDKSRTKSPSHHVDREKERSRPFQLLSSPRETRAGMRDSSLPARPEVLQQVEDMARKLLSQDEVAAVMRHCQRFLLDNVVEDLVRPLLAILDRPEKLLLFREIRMLIPISELDRFDSMVMPFELEAYDFLKSRSVRSPALRSPRGGTPRRHLITPVPDYRGGFHLQPVRSQDAARERQLTEERLERLRVSRHQTGLVPPSRAFTPLLDVPIDSYTPSALRSRTPSPTPSCSFYLAESPHGTQRACQPQHSPHRRENLAPRYDEASLLSVSDRGDPTPERGRSPVRNGHGRARREASPDSIDGRRRREEGYTEVSVHVPSQRRGRTPLADVFEPQQERSPSAGRRSSPLLNGHTHNGHCAKTRKTLPPEEYEITTVTISKAKQSLGISISGGMESKVQPMVKIEKIFPGGAASTNEVLQAGYELLSVDGESLQGVTHQHAVDVIRRSFSNKAKDPMVFVVKVPKVPTAPTSPRGAR